CGTAAACCAGTAACAGTCGCGGTTGGGCGAAGACGCGGATTTGTTGACGCAGTGTGGCAGGTTTGCTGTGTATTACATTCTTGGGCACAAAGAGCAGACTGCCCAGAAAGGCGATCACACCCAGGGCCGAGACGGCCAGGAAGGTGGTGCGCCAGCCGAACTGCTGGCCGATAAAGGTGCCCAGCGGTACGCCGGTTACCAGGGCAACGGTCAGGCCGGTGAACATGATGGCAATGGCGCTGGCGGCTTTTTCTTTGGGAACCAGGCTGGCCGCAATGGTGGAGCCAATGGAAAAGAACACGCCATGAGCCAGGCCGGTCAGAATACGGGCCACGATCAGGGATTCATAACCCGGTGCTTGCCAGGCCACCAGGTTGCCGAGGGTGAACAGGGCCATCAAGCCCAGCATCAAGGCTTTGCGGGGGACCTTGCCGGTCAGGGCGGTCAGGACTGGGGCACCTATGGCAACGCCCAGGGCGTACAAGCTGACCAGCAGGCCGGCGGAGGGCAGGCTGACGGCCAGGTCTGCCGCGATGGTGGGGAGAAGGCCAACGATCACGAACTCTGTCGTTCCGATGGCAAAGGCACTGATGGTCAGCGCCAGTAGAGCGATAGGCATGATGGCATCCTTGCGTGGAGCATTGCAGAAGATGCCATTGTGTTCTTGATGATTTAGTCAAAAAAGTCCATATTGGTCGAAATACATTTGATTTAAAGTCAATAATGAAAACAACTCTGGATGAAATGCAGGCATTTATAGCCGTGGTGGATGCTGGTGCCATTTCGCGGGCGGCCGAGCATCTGGGGCTGACGGTGTCGGCGGTCAGCCGTACATTGAACAGGCTGGAAGAGAAGCTCAACACCACCTTGCTACGGCGTACCACGCGGCGCTTGGAACTGACGGAGGAAGGGGCGGTTTTTCTGGAGCGGGCCCGATCCATTGTGGCCCATGTGGAAGAGGCGGAGGAGGATCTGGCCATACGCCGGCAGCAGCCAGTGGGGCGCTTGCGGGTGGATGCTGCCTCGCCTTTTATTCTGCATTGCGTGGTGCCGATCGTGCGCGGCTATAAGGAGCGCTATCCGCAGGTCAGCCTGGAGCTGACCAGTAATGAAGGGTGGATTGATCTGCTGGAACATCGCACGGATGTGGCCATTCGGATTGGTCGGCTCAAGGACTCGACCTTGCATGCGCGACCTATTGGCAGCACCCGTTTGCGTGTGATGGCTTCGCCTGCCTACCTGGAAAAGCACGGTCATCCGCATGACGTGGCCGACCTGGATAATCATGTGTTGCTGGGCTTTACCCAGCCGCTATCCCTGAATGAATGGCCCCTGCCTGCGCAAGACGGGATGCCGGTGCATATCAAGCCAAGTATTGCCGCTTCCAGTGGGGAAACTTTGCGGCAACTGGCGCTGGATGGCGTGGGGATTGTGTCGTTGTCGGACTTCATGACGCACCGGGACCGCGATGCAGGACGTTTGGTGCAGTTGTTCCCGAAACGCACGCTGGAGATGGGTCAGCCTATCAATGCGGTGTACTACCGTAACACGGCCTTGTCAGCGCGGATTTCCACGTTTGTAAGCTATTTGAGTGAGTGCTGGGAGGCAGGGCTGGGTGGAACGAAATAGCGCGTGATGAGGACGGTTCTGACGCTCTACATCACAGTATTCATATGTTGCGAAGCTAAGGAGCCTGTAGCTTGTCTAGCGGGCGGTAAGCAGAAAACACATCAGCAGTAAAAACAGGTGGTGCAGATGACGTGCGGCGGACGTTGATCAAGGGGGAGAGCAGGCAGCAATGAATAATTCGAACGAAACTATGCAGACACAGACACAGACACAGACACAGACACAGACACAGACACCCGCATCAGCACAGGCAGAAATGCAGATGCAGGCGGCAGATAGGCCAGGTAGCCCGCTGGAGGTCTTCTGGGCATTCCTGAAACTTGGGCTGACTTCGTTTGGCGGCCCTATCGCGCACCTGGGTTATTTTCGTACCGAGTTCGTAGAGCGCCGCCGCTGGTTGGATGATCGCAGCTACTCCGATCTGCTCGCCTTGTGTCAGTTCTTGCCGGGCCCGGCCAGCAGCCAGGTCGGGATGGCGCTGGGGCTGGGGCGTGCCGGGTGGATGGGTTTGCTGGCAGCCTGGACCGGCTTTACCTTGCCATCGGCCATTGCATTGATTTTGTTTGCCATGGGATTGGCGGGGCAGCAGGGGATTGCAGAGTCTGCGTGGGTACATGGGCTCAAGATTGTGGCGGTAGCAATTGTGGCCCAGGCGGTGTTGGGAATGGCCCGGTCTCTATGTCCTGATCGATCTCGTGCTGCATTGGCGATAGTGGCTGCTTTGTTGAGTCTGGCCTTGCCCTCGGCCTTTGGGCAGGTTCTGGCCATCGCGGTAACAGGTTTGATCGCCTGGTGGAAATTGGACTTTGCTCAAGCAGGGGTGGCTCAGGCTCATTCGTATCCGGTATCTCGCAAAGTAGGGATGGCTGCCCTGCTGGCTTTTGCCGGGCTTTTGCTTGCTTTGCCGGTGTGGGCCGCGGCTACAGGCTCAACGATTATTCAGCTACTGGAAGGGGTGTACCGCTCCGGGGCGCTGGTCTTTGGTGGGGGACATGTCGTGTTGCCGCTGTTGCAGGCCTCTGTCGTACCGACAGGAATGGTCAGTAATGCGGAGTTGATGGCGGGTTACGGAGCGGCGCAAGCGGTGCCGGGCCCCCTGTTTACCTTCGCGGCTTATATCGGGGCGATGGCTCAATGGCCTTTGCAAGGCTGGCTGGGGGGCGTGGCGCTGTTAGCACTGGTTTTTATCCCGGCGTTCTTGATTCTGATTGGCGTCTTGCCTTTTTGGGAGGGGCTGCGACATCGGGCGGGTGTGCGCACGGCGATGGCAGGGATTAATGCAGGGGTGGTTGGTATCCTGGGGGCCGCGCTGTATGACCCGGTATGGACCAGCGCTATCCATGACAAGGCGGATTTCGGCTTGGCCTTGCTCTTGTTTGGCTTGTTGACCGTGGGACGTGTGCCACCGGCTTTGGTTGTGCTTTTGGCGGGGCTGGGCGCCTTGTTAATGTCGATTATTTAAGTGTCTTGTTTGCCGTGCGAGATTGCCCGGCGTCACTTTTTCAGTCCGGAATGCGTGGGGGCTGATTCAATAAGGAGCAGGTAGCCGCCTAGTATTTCTCAAGGTGCGCGCAGGGCGCGGGCGCCTTGGGAACGCCATATGCTGGATATCAGTTGCTTGTTGCAGTTGCGGCAAGGCAAACCGACTGGAGAATGTCATGGATACCCATAAATCACGCGCGGACAAACACTTGATGGACTGGCTTCGAGACGCGCACGCGATGGAAGAACAGGCTGAGACGATGCTGAACAGCATGCTCTCGCGGGTCGAGAACTACCCGGAGCTGCATCAGCGTATTCAGCAACATATCAAGGAAACTCAGACACAGCAGGGGCTGGTGCGCGAATGCATAGAGCGCCGCGGTGGAGATACTTCCTTGCTCAAAGACCTGGGTGGAAAGGTCATGGCAGCGTTTCAGGGGTTTTCGGGGATATTTGCCTCTGATGAGGTGGTAAAAGGCACGATGTTCAGCTTTGCCTTCGAAAACCTGGAAATTGCGGCTTATAGCCAGCTCAAGGAAGCCGCTGACTTTGTGGGTGATACGGAGACGGCAATGGTGTGCCATCAAATCCTGGAGCAGGAGCGCGCCATGGCCCGTTGGTTAGAAGAGCATTCACCCGAATTGATACGAATCTTTCTGGCACGCGCCAATGAAGGTCACAGTCAGGCCAAGCCGTAGTCCACATCCGTCCAAGGCTGTTGGTTGACGGCCTTGCTTGGCAGGTTTTCAGCTTGGGGGCAGCCATGAAGGCTACCAGGCACACTGTTTGCTGGAGCCTGTCTGCGAAACCTGATCTTTGGAGAGTCAGCATGAGTCCCACACGCAAAGACAGCACCGAACGTCCGAAACCAGTTAAAGCACCGGAGCCCAGCAGCGAATCTCAAGTGGATATTGCCGGGCGGGTGCAGGAAGACCTGAAAGAAGTTAATGAACGCGGCAAGGACAAGGAGCGAAGGCGGCCGGTAGACCATAAAGCGACGCAGTTTGATGGTTCACCTAATCCGGAGCCCGACAAGAGTCCGTATTGGTTCAAGCCACATGACGATACGCCCGCCATCTTGCCCAAGCGCCGCGGTCCAAAGAACCCGGACTAGAACGCTGGCAAACGTTGGGTGCCACCTTCCTGTCGCCTCTGCGCCTGGGCTTACCACTGACCGAAAAACACTCCTGCCTTTTTATACGCATTCGTACCGCGTTCAACCTCTTCTTCTGTGACAGTGGTGCGGCGTTTCAGGCTCGTGAACCATTGCAGCAAGCGTTCCCGACATTCCTCACGTATATGCTCATGGTCTGCAGAACGGCCCAGATCGTTGAACTGTTCTGGGTCTGCATGCAAATCGTAAAGCTGCTCGGGCTCGTCCAGCCAATACACGTAGCGCCAGCGGTCGCTGCGCAGTGACCAGGCTCTGGCATTGGACGATGATTTGTCACGTATCACGCGTGCCAGGCGATAGCTGTAGTCCAGTTCGGAAAACACGCAGTCGCGCCACGGGGGCTGGGCGCCGTGCAGCAGGGGGAGAAGGTTTCGCCCCTCAAGACGGTGCGAGGCCAGTGGCAGGCCCAGCCAGGACAGCATGGTGGGCAGCACATCCACGGCTTCGACCATTCTGTCATCCACTGTTCCACGCGTGGCGTTCGCCTCCGGTGACGGGTCGTAGACGATGAAAGGCACGCGCTGCACGGTGTCGTAGAACAGTTCTTTCTCGCCCAGCCAATGGTCGCCCAGAAAATCCCCATGGTCGGCGGTGAAGATGATCAGGGTGTTGTCCATCAGGCCGTTGCGGGACATGAAATCGAACAAGCGGCCCAGGTGGTCGTCCAATTGAGTGATCAGCCCCTGGTAGGCTGGCCGGACCGTCTCCACGCAGGTGTCGCTGGAGAAGCTGACGCATTCTTCCTGCTGGCGGTAAGCATCTACGACCGGATGCGCGTTGCTTAATTCGGCCTCGTTGCGTACTACGGGCAAGCATTGATCTGCGCTGTACATGTCGTGGTAGGGCGCAGGGGCGATGTAGGGCCAGTGTGGTTTGACGTAGCTCAGATGCAGCACCCAAGGCTCATCTCCCATGCGCTCCATGAAGGACAGGGCCTGATCCGTCATGTAGGCGGTTTCTGAATGCTTTTCTTCCACCAGAGAGGGATAGCGGGCATTGCGCATATGCCAGCCACTGACGGCTTCTCCATCCGGGCCGCGTGCGGAGATCACAAAGTCTGTCCACGGGTCATCGGACTGATAGCCGTGGCGTCGCAGGTACGCCGGGTAGCCACTTTCTTCGCCCGGTTCGTGGTGGCCGTCGTAGCGGTCTATCTCTTCAAAGCCGCCGGTTTTAAGCAGGCGAGCCAGTTCGCTGCCCCCATCCAGTGCCAGTCGTTCCAGCCCTTTGTGGTCGACCATGATGTGGGTTTTACCCGCCAGCACCAGCTTGTGCCCACCGGCGCGCAAGTATTCACCCATGGTGACTTCGCCTACCGATAGAGGAACGCGATTCCAGGTGGCTCCATGGGTAGAGGGGTAGCGGCCCGTGTAATAGCTCATGCGGGATGGGCCGCAGACTCCGGAGTTAACAAAGGCACGGTCAAAGCGTACCCCCTTGGCGGCCAGTGCATCCAGATTGGGGGTGCGAATATGAGGGTGCCCGTAGCAGGCCAGGTGATCAGCGCGTAGCTGATCGGCCATGATAAACAGGACGTTCTTGCGTTGTGTCATGTGGTTGGTGTTGCTGGTTTATTGCGTGACTTTGAAGCCGGAGGCCTGAATAACGGGAGCCCATTGCTGGCGGAATTGTTCGATGCGGACGCGGGTTTCTTCCGCATTGGCAGATACCGGGATCAATTCATTTTTCAGCAGTGTCTCTTGCAGAGCTGGATCACTGGTGACTTCCTTGATCGCCTCACCCAGTTGGGTCACTTTGTCGGCAGGCATGGAAGCGGGGGCGAAGAAAGCGTTCCAGCCGGAGGCTTCCAGCTCAACACCGGACTGCTTCAGGGTGGGTACATCCGGCAGGGCGGCTTCGCGCTCGCTGCCCGAGGTGGCCAGAATGCGGATGCGTTTGCCCTGGTGCTGGGACGTCAGCACGTCCAGCGTATCAATGGCCACGGGCAGAATGCCGCCGATCAGGTCGGTAATGACGGGGGCCGAGCCACGGTAGCCAATGATCTCGCCCTTGGAGCCAATCTGCTGTGACAGCATCAGGCCAAAGAAGTGGGGCAGGCTGCCGGTGGCGGGAACACCGATATTGAAGGCTCCGGGATGCTCCTTGGCCCAGGTGATCAGTTGATCCATGGTTTTAATGTCGCTGTCTGCCGATACGGCCACCCCAAAGCCGTACTCGGTCACCATGGAAACCGCCTGAAAGTCGCTGTCGGGTTTGTACGGGATGTCATTGAAAACCAGCGGGGCGACCACCATGATGGCGGGGTTGGCCAGGATCAGTACATTCTTGTCTGCTGCTGTGCTTTTGACGTACTGGGCGGCAATCCGGCCCCCTGCGCCGGTTTTGTTCTCGACCACAATAGGAATCCCCAGCTTCTTGTGCAAACCGTCCGACACAATGCGGGCGGCCCGATCTGACGCGCCTCCTGGCGCATAGGGCACAACGACTGTCAGGTTTTCAATCGGGCTTGCGGCGTGGGATAGACCAGCGAACAGCAGTCCTGACAGCAGACAGCTTGTTACCGTGGCGCGAAGGCGGTTCTGGGCCATGATTTGTCTCCTTTTTTTTGATTTCCATCAGTTTTTACCGCAGCTTACCAAGGGGGCTGATACTTGTTCTAATCAAGTATCTTCAAGGCTAAAGGTCCTTTTATGGTCAGCCCCTCCCCATCTTCTTCTACCCCGGCAAGCGCCGCTCCGGCTCCTACGCTTCCGGCCATGATGATGTTCCAGCTGTATCGGGCCTGGTCGGCAGGCAACCCGATTTTCATTCGCTTGTGCGAGGGGCGCTTCAATATCACTCGCCGTGAATGGCGCATTCTGGCTATTGCCAATATGCATCCCGCCTTGACGGGCACGGCCTTGGCCGAGGCAGCCGCATTGGATACGGCCCGTTGCTCGCGAGCGGTCAGCACCTTGTGTGAGAAGGGCCTGTTGAAGCGGACACGCGATACCAAAGACACACGTGTTGTGCATGTTTCGGTGACTGAATTGGGTGTGCAGCGCTACAAGGAAGTCATGCCGATTGTGGCCTCCCTGAATGAGGAGATCTTTCAGGACCTGAGCGCAGCAGAAATGGCGGCTTTGAGCAGCATGCTGGACCGGATTAGCAGCCGGGCGGCTTTGATGCTGGAAAGTAATGTGGTGAAGGAACGCGCTAGACGAAATCGATAAGCGGGTCCACGCACCGGCTTATGACTTATGTTTCTGATTGCTTCGGGAGCAAGAGTGCAGCACTATTGCCCGAAAGGAGCTAGGAGAGGCACGCATGGCTGGCAAAACAATTCTTATCCAGCAGAGACAAGAACATATTCAGGCACAGGATCATCAAACCATTCTGCAGGCTGCGCTGGAGCGCGGGATCTCGTATCCCCACGGTTGCAAGACGGGCGTGTGTGGCGGCTGTAAAACGCGCCTGGTCAAAGGGCAGGTGGAGATGATGGAGTACTCCCGCTTTGCGCTGACCGAGGAACAAAAGGCCAGGGGACTGATTCTGGCCTGTAGAGCGGTGCCCCAAACCGATGTGACAGTGGGCTGGATAGGGACGGATGATGTTCGGGGCCTGATCCCGTCTCGCGAGCTGACGGGCACGGTGACCTGTATCAAGGATCTGACCCACGATATCCGGCAGGTGCGGATACGTCTGGATAATCAGGAACCTTTGATCTTCTTTGCGGGGCAGTACGCGGATATCAAATTCGGGCAGGCTCCGGTGCGCAGTTACTCCATGGCTAATCGTCCGGGGGAGCCAGAGCTGGATTTTTACGTGCGCCGCGTGCCGCGCGGGGTGGCCTCGGCTTATGTGCATACGGTCTTGCAGCAAGGTGAACCGGTCAGCCTGAAGGTGCCGCTAGGTTCGTCCTATTTGCGTGATGGCTATGGCGGGCCGATTCTCTGTATTGCCGGTGGAACGGGCCTGGCACCGATCAAGTCGATTGTGGAATCCGCATTGGGCTGGGGCATGAGTCAGCCTATTCATGTGTATTTCGGGGTGCGGGAGCTGCGGGACTTGTACTGCGAGGACGAGTTCAAGGCCTTGCAGGAACGTTATGCCAATCTGAGCTTTACGCCTGTGCTGTCGGGGATGCCGGTGGCACCGTACCGCAGGGGCATGGTGACTGAGGCGGTGGGCAAGGATTTGCCTGATCTGAATGGCTGGAAAGTGTATGCGGCGGGGTCGCCCTCCATGGTGGATGAGGCCATTGGCATGGTGCTCAAGCGCGGCGTGAAGGTTCAGAACCTGCATGTGGATGTGTTTTTTACGCCCTGAGCAAGCCACGTCTGCATAGCAGAGCCTATGGCGATTGTTTACCATTGAGCCTTATGCGTTCCAACTCCTGTTTTACCCATTCATCTGCATTGACTACTGTGCCTGACTCCTCCCTTTCCCTGCCTGACGGCTGCACGTTTCGTCCCCTTCAAGAATCTGAATTGAACCTGCTGTGGTCCATAGACCGCAGCGAGCGGATCGACGGTTTGTACGAGCTGCGTGATGGCGTGTTGCACAGGCAAGCGGCTGATATTGATCTGCGCGGCTGGCCGGAAGGCGACCCGGAGAAATATCACCCTGAACATGAGGACGCCTTTCATCGCGGCTCCTGGTTCATGGGTGTATTCAAGGGTGATACCTTGCTGGCTGCCGTGGGTTTGGACAGCCTGCCCTTGGGGCCACAGGGAGATTGGCGTCAGCTATTTTTCCTGCATGTGAGCCAGTCCTTGCGAGGGCAGGGCATGGGCGTATGGCTGCTGGATCAGGCCAAGAAACAAACTGTGGAATGGGGCGCGAAGGCGGTCTATGCCTCGGCCACGCCTTCGGTGAACACGGTGGATTTCTACCTGGCGCATGGTTTTGAAATCGCGCCAGAGCCTGATCCCCGTTTGTTCGAGCTGGACCCGGAAGATATCCATCTGCTGTGTTTGCTGGATTAGAGACTTAGCCTCTTCTTCTGCAAAGAAAAAGGCCTTGCTTGCGCTGTTATCGCGCAGCAAGGCCCTTTCATCACACACAGGTTTTCAGCTTAGAAATCCATTGTTGCCGACAGCATGAAGGTACGTGGTGCACCCACAGCCAGGCTGGTGAAGTGCGGTTTGGCCCAGTAAGCCTTGTTCGCCACGTTATTCACCGTGGCCCGCAAGGTCAGCGGGCGGCCGGAGATCTTGGTGCGATAGCGCGCGCCCAGATCAAACACGGTATGGCCAGGGATGGATAGGGAGTTGTCTGCGCTCAGGTATTGCTTGGATGAGGTGGTGGCATTGGCCATCACGGTCAAACCCTGCAAGTTGGGTATATCCCATTCCACGCCCAGCTTGGCTTGCCACTTGGGCAGGCCGGTGGCCTGGCGGCCTTCTTCAGCCGGATTGGCAGCTTTGGTGACTTCCGGGTTGGAGTAAGCCACGCCACCCATCAAGCGCACGCCTTCCAGGGGGGAGCCGAAAAAGCCCCATTCAATGCCTCGGTTGCGCTGCTCGCCACCAAAGGAGAATACGTTGGTGAATGGGTCGGTATAGCTGCTGGGGCGTTTGATTTCGTACAAGGCCAGGGTGTGGGCAAAGTCACCCAAATCCAGCTTCAGGCCCACCTCCTTCTGTTTGGTCTTGTAGGGAGCAAAGACCTGGCCTGCATTGGCGGCTGTGTTGGGGGCAATCGCGCCTTGCGATAAGCCTTCGATGTAGTTGGCGTAGACCGAGACCTGATCAGTGGCTTTGACCAGGAAGGCGACGGCGGGAGTGGTTGCGCTTTCCTTGTAGCGCTCGCCTGTGCGCTGGCCGGTGGTGCCGTTAAAGCTTTCGTTGATCACTTGTTGACGGCGTGCGCCTAGTGTCACTTGCACGCGGTCGTCGGCAAAGGAAAGGGTGTCAGCAAAGCCGATGCTCTTCAAGCGGGTTTTAGTGGTGCTGATCAGGGGAATATTGTTCGGCAAGGATGGCTCCGGGCCCCAGACCGGGTCGTAGATATTGGTCACCCATGCGCTGGGCAACAGATTACGGAAGCCGCTCAGGTCGTAGTCCTCGTTGTACTGCGTGGCGTTGATGGCAAATTGGTGGCTGACGGGGCCGGTTTGCAGCTTGCCCATCAGACCCACTTCAGCAGTTTTGCGCCGCATTTCATCGGCCACGCCGCTGAAGTTGATCTTGAAGTCGCCTGCGTTATTGATCACCTGACCAGCGCCCATATTGGATCTGAATTTGGTGCGGCTGATACCGGCGGCGGCATAGGCAGTGAATTGATCGTTCAGGTCGAATTCGCCCCGGATCATGGCGCCTTTGTCGGTGGTGTCATAAAACGCCCAGGGCGGGTTCCATGACACATCGGGTTTGGGTGGTTTGGGCAGTTCTACACCGGGGTCCAACGTCAGGCCACGTGTCAGACCGTAGGCACGGTCTTTGCTGTGAAACAGGTCGGCAGACAAACGCACCCGTTCACCACGCCAGTCCAGACCCAGAGAGGTCTGGGTAATTTTCTTGTCCTGGTCTTTGACGGCAATTTCGCCATCCCGGTAGGCCGTGTTCAGGCGTATACCGAACTGCTTGTCCTCGCCAAAGCGACGGCCCAGATCCACGTGGCCGCCAAAGTGCGAGTCGGACATATAGCTGCCTGTGACGCGGAACAGGGGATCGTCGTCCGCGCGTTTTGTGACCAGGTTTACCGCACCGCCTGCCGAGCCTTTGGGTGGCATGCCGTTCAGCAGGGCGGAGGGGCCTTTCAGCACTTCGACGCGCTCGTAGGCTTCGGGCGAGTTGCGGTAGTAACCGCCCATCCCGGCCAGGCCGTTGACGGTGACATCACCCACATCGGAGCGGAAGCCGCGGATGGAGTAGCTCTCGTTGCTCTCGCCCGCAATGCCGCTCATGAACACGCTGGGATCGGTTTTGGCGATCACTTCGCTGATGTCACGCGCCTGCTGATCGGCTATGTATTGCTCGGTGTAGCTGATGGTGTTGAAGGGCGTTTCCATGAAGTCTTTGGTGCCCAGCAAACCGACGCGTCCGCCGGTAGCGACTTGTCCGCCAGCGTAGCTCTCGACGGTCTTGTCGCGCTGACCTTTGACAGTCACGGACGGCAAGGTGACGACTTCATCGGCCTGGGCAGCCGTACGGTTCTGTGCCTGTGCTGGCGAGGCCATCAAGGCCAGCGCGCTGGCTCCCAAACCCAGTAGTAGCGCCATTTGTACGGCACTGAAGGTACGATTCAGGGCAAAGCCGGAGCGGCTGGAACTGCCGCTTTTACGTATCGAGGGCGCAAACGTCCCATTGTGGCGTGGTGTGTACATGCCAGTTTCCTTTATGTAGCGGGGGTGTTTCTTTTGCTTTGATTAAGGCAAATAGAAATTGGATTGAGTCGCGTTACTCTCTATTTACCCGTGTAAAAACCTTCAGGTCATGGGTGTTGGTAGGCCTTGAGCACATCATCAATAATCAGCTTGAGCGAGGTGACACTGGCAGCCGTCACATACCAGGCTTCGGCATTGGCAAACACCACGCGGCCGTTTTTCCAGGCTTGGGTTTCACGCAGCAGCGGGTTGCTCAGGCTGTCGGCATCCAGGGCAGGGCGGCGCTCCATCACGGCAGTGCGGTCGATCACGTAAATAATGTCCGGGTTGGCTTCCTGGATGAACTCGCTGGACACAGGGTGTCCGTGCAGGCCGGTTTCTACCGTTGGGCTGGCAGGCTGTACGCCTAGCGCATTGAAGACAAAACCGTAGCGGGACTGCACCCCGAAGGAGCTGAACGAGCCGTTGTTATGCAGAACAATCAGGGCTTTTTCGGGACGATCCTGGGTGATTTGTTTGGCTTGGGCGACTTTGGCCTCCAGCTCGGCCACTTTTTGTTTGGCCAGCTCTTCTTTCTTGAAAATCGAGCCCAGAGTCAGCAGGTGATTCTTGATGACTTCAATGTGGTTGACCTGGCTGTCGCGGTAATCCACATCAAAGTGAATGGTGGGGGCGATCTGGCTGAGTTCCTTGTAGTGATTGGCTTGCAAGGAGGTGATCAGAATCAGGTCCGGCTTGGCGGCGTAAACCTGCTCCACATTGGGCTGCACAATCGCGCCGGTGTCCTGGATTTCAGGGACGTTTTTATATTTTTCCAGAAAGGTCGGGATGAAGTCTTTGGGCATGCCTACAACCGGGACTCCCAAGGCATCCAGAAAATCCACTTCGTTCATGTCCAGCGCTACGACGCGTTGCGGCAGTTTTTCTATGCGCGTGGAGCCCAGTTTGTGCTCGACCACGATGGGTTCATAGCGGGCACTGGTTTCAGGGTTGACGGCGGCTTGCGGTGCCGGAGTTTCCGCCGCTGCCTGGCTCTTTTTCTCGCAGCCTTGCAAGGCAAAGCTGGCGGCCACAAACAGGGCTATCAGCCCGTATCTGTGTTTGGCGATCATGCTAGTTCTCCTGATGGGGTGAAGTAATTGCACAGGCGGCCACGTTCGCTGTGCGTAATCTCGAAATCCAGGCCATAAAGTTCGGCCAGCCGTGCTTCGGTGACGACCTCGGACACCGGGCCTGCGCAGTACAGGGCCCCGTTTTTCATGGCCACAATGTGATCGGAATAGTTGGCGGCAAAGTTGATGTCATGCACCACCAGAATCACGGTGCGGCCGTACTCGTCACAGAGCCGTCGCAAGGCGCGCATGATCTGCACGGCGTGCTTGATGTCCAGATTGTTCAGCGGCTCGTCCAGCAGCAAATAATCCGTTTGCTGGGCAATGGTCATGGCCAGAAAAGCCATCTGTCGCTGGCCGCCGCTCAGCTCGTCCAGATAGGACTGGCGCAAGGGTTCCAGCGATAGAAACTGAATAGCTTCGGAGATGGCTTGTTGGTCTGCATCCGTCAGCGCGCCCCGGCTATAGGGGAAGCGACCAAAAGCGACCAGTTCTTCTACGGTCAGGCGCAGATTGAAATCAGGAGATTGGCGTAGGGTGGCAACCCGGCGTGCATAGTCGGCAATGCGTATGTCGGCAATGTTGCGGCCGTCCAGCTGGATTTGGCCTTCGTCGGCTTCCAGCAGGCGGGCAATGCTCATCAATAAGGTGGTTTTACCGGCCCCATTGGGGCCGATCAGGGAGCTGAGCTGTCCGGTAGGAAACTGCGTGCTGACATTGGAAAGCACGGTCTTGTTCTTGTAGTGTTTGGAGAGCTGATTGATCGTAATCATGCTGTGCCTCGGGTACGAACCATCAGTCCCAGGAAGTACGCGCCACACACCAGGTTGACGAGTATCCCGACGGTCGTGCGGTAATTGAAAATGTGTTCCACCGCTATTTGCGCCAGTAAAAACATGACGATGGCAATGGCGCAGCCCAGGGGCAGCGTGATTCTGTGTCGGAAGCTGCGGGCCAGCGCATAGCTGGTGTTGGCCACGAAAATTCCCATGAAGGCAGTGGGCCCGAGCAGGCTGGTGGAAATGGCGACCAGGGCAGCAATCAGGGCCAGCTGGATGCGCACGGTACGGCGGTAATCGACCCCCAAAGAAATGGCTTGCTCGCGGCCCAGAGACAGCACGTCCAGCGTGGGCAAGCTGCGCAGGCTGCCCAGGCAAATGCCACCCACCAGAATCGCGGAAATCAGCAGTTGCAAAGGCTCGACCCGGTTAAAGGACGCCTGGCTGAAGCCCAGCAGAATGGAGAACTCGCCGGGGCTGATTTTCAGCTGCACAAACTGGGTGAA
This genomic window from Alcaligenes faecalis contains:
- a CDS encoding tripartite tricarboxylate transporter substrate-binding protein, which codes for MAQNRLRATVTSCLLSGLLFAGLSHAASPIENLTVVVPYAPGGASDRAARIVSDGLHKKLGIPIVVENKTGAGGRIAAQYVKSTAADKNVLILANPAIMVVAPLVFNDIPYKPDSDFQAVSMVTEYGFGVAVSADSDIKTMDQLITWAKEHPGAFNIGVPATGSLPHFFGLMLSQQIGSKGEIIGYRGSAPVITDLIGGILPVAIDTLDVLTSQHQGKRIRILATSGSEREAALPDVPTLKQSGVELEASGWNAFFAPASMPADKVTQLGEAIKEVTSDPALQETLLKNELIPVSANAEETRVRIEQFRQQWAPVIQASGFKVTQ
- a CDS encoding MarR family winged helix-turn-helix transcriptional regulator, with the translated sequence MVSPSPSSSTPASAAPAPTLPAMMMFQLYRAWSAGNPIFIRLCEGRFNITRREWRILAIANMHPALTGTALAEAAALDTARCSRAVSTLCEKGLLKRTRDTKDTRVVHVSVTELGVQRYKEVMPIVASLNEEIFQDLSAAEMAALSSMLDRISSRAALMLESNVVKERARRNR
- a CDS encoding 2Fe-2S iron-sulfur cluster-binding protein, which codes for MAGKTILIQQRQEHIQAQDHQTILQAALERGISYPHGCKTGVCGGCKTRLVKGQVEMMEYSRFALTEEQKARGLILACRAVPQTDVTVGWIGTDDVRGLIPSRELTGTVTCIKDLTHDIRQVRIRLDNQEPLIFFAGQYADIKFGQAPVRSYSMANRPGEPELDFYVRRVPRGVASAYVHTVLQQGEPVSLKVPLGSSYLRDGYGGPILCIAGGTGLAPIKSIVESALGWGMSQPIHVYFGVRELRDLYCEDEFKALQERYANLSFTPVLSGMPVAPYRRGMVTEAVGKDLPDLNGWKVYAAGSPSMVDEAIGMVLKRGVKVQNLHVDVFFTP
- a CDS encoding GNAT family N-acetyltransferase; translation: MNLLWSIDRSERIDGLYELRDGVLHRQAADIDLRGWPEGDPEKYHPEHEDAFHRGSWFMGVFKGDTLLAAVGLDSLPLGPQGDWRQLFFLHVSQSLRGQGMGVWLLDQAKKQTVEWGAKAVYASATPSVNTVDFYLAHGFEIAPEPDPRLFELDPEDIHLLCLLD
- a CDS encoding TonB-dependent receptor, whose amino-acid sequence is MYTPRHNGTFAPSIRKSGSSSRSGFALNRTFSAVQMALLLGLGASALALMASPAQAQNRTAAQADEVVTLPSVTVKGQRDKTVESYAGGQVATGGRVGLLGTKDFMETPFNTISYTEQYIADQQARDISEVIAKTDPSVFMSGIAGESNESYSIRGFRSDVGDVTVNGLAGMGGYYRNSPEAYERVEVLKGPSALLNGMPPKGSAGGAVNLVTKRADDDPLFRVTGSYMSDSHFGGHVDLGRRFGEDKQFGIRLNTAYRDGEIAVKDQDKKITQTSLGLDWRGERVRLSADLFHSKDRAYGLTRGLTLDPGVELPKPPKPDVSWNPPWAFYDTTDKGAMIRGEFDLNDQFTAYAAAGISRTKFRSNMGAGQVINNAGDFKINFSGVADEMRRKTAEVGLMGKLQTGPVSHQFAINATQYNEDYDLSGFRNLLPSAWVTNIYDPVWGPEPSLPNNIPLISTTKTRLKSIGFADTLSFADDRVQVTLGARRQQVINESFNGTTGQRTGERYKESATTPAVAFLVKATDQVSVYANYIEGLSQGAIAPNTAANAGQVFAPYKTKQKEVGLKLDLGDFAHTLALYEIKRPSSYTDPFTNVFSFGGEQRNRGIEWGFFGSPLEGVRLMGGVAYSNPEVTKAANPAEEGRQATGLPKWQAKLGVEWDIPNLQGLTVMANATTSSKQYLSADNSLSIPGHTVFDLGARYRTKISGRPLTLRATVNNVANKAYWAKPHFTSLAVGAPRTFMLSATMDF